The DNA sequence ACAATTGTAGTTTCGCTGCTGTAGGTGTTGGTGAATTTGTTGCTTTAGTTTCCAACGATTTATCACTTAAGGAAAGCGCATTGTTCGCGGTTTATCTAGCTAGCAGTGTAATTCAATGGTTACATCGGAATGAATCGAATTAACTAATTTGAATTCAGATATCAGAGGTGCAATTTCACACCAGATTAAATCGCGTCACGGCTAGAAACACCATCGACCTCCAATCCTCGGTTTAGCTTCTGCAAGTTTGCATACACGCGACTCATGAGTCATGCAAGTAGTTTCAGCCATTGCATTggtaagaaagaaagaagaagaaagaaatacgaAAGGAATAACTTATAACTctttaaatattgttttaagCTGTTTACCCTTCGCAGATATCTTCAAAATCTCTTTTCGCTTTGAAATAACAATGTATCgatacaatttaattatttgttcTTTTACTGAAAAGCATTAATACGATTCAAGGACTTACTTTGCGTTTGGAACGTAGTCGCGACATATTTATTTGCGCTACATCTTTCGCTCGAAGCTTTGAGCATTCGGGATTGAAGATAAAGCTAAGCGTTCTCTCGCGTGTAATTTAATTCGGACAGCTTCGGTTTTGCAACTCTATGACAATTGCAATAGCAATAAACTTACCCTACGATGAGAAGAAAATGTTCGGCTCGCGATGGTTTCTTTCTTGTTGCTACCAGTTACGGAAATCGATCAAACTTCCTGGACGAAAGCGGTCTCACGTAACGTTTCCGTCATTCGTCAACGATATTAAAACACGTTTGTCGATAAGAAGATATATACTTTACGATATTTTTAtgagaaaaatttttattcagaaAGCGTACAATTATTTATTGAGGAGAAATTGTACAGAAGAAGATATTAATTCGCCACTCGTATTTGTTTCATAAACTTTGCTTTGTAATCGTCTAAACTCTAAAGTATCGACACTTTCTTGGGCTGATTCATCGACGCGAACTTTCCAGGATCGCTTGAGCTCGACTGAGTCAACAGCGTAGAGTGATGTTTCCTGTAAAACCGTTTTATATGTAAAATTCCATGAATAATTACCGGTAACAATGAGTTTTTCGATTTTAAATTGCCCGAAATACAATACACTTGTcggaaaatagaaattaaaatgtcACTTGAAAGATAATTTCAAAGGCAAGATACGcaatatcatttattaaaagCACCAAATTACTCCATAAATTAGTCGAATACAATCATTCGCAAATCATTCTTCCATAACGTCGCTAATCATTTTTGATGTGCTGTGAAATAGCAGTTTGAAAAAGTTACCATTAGATTCTCCTTTCTTTACCTGCAAATTCTGTCAAACACACTTTGAACAAAAGTCAAGTGTTTATGTAATTTCACCATTACGTTTTCCAATTGTCCGACGGTCTTCGCCTTTTTTAATTCCAACTTGTTCACCGATTCGATGCGGTTTGCAATTCCTCGAAGAAAAGTATCAAAATTAGGAAATTGTAACGTAGGATTATTTCTTACGACTATCGTAGACTTTCTTTCTAAAAATTACTCGAGTTCTCTCGATTCTCGTTTCCCTGACCGTCACGCTGGTAAAAGTCCAGCTGTTCCAGCGAATTTAGAATATTCGCCAAACCATTATCGGTCTTCGACATCGATTTTATGGACGTTGGTATCGCGTTGGTATCCATCATTTCGCTGATCGCGAGGTCAAGATTTTTCAGTGTGACGATGCCCTCCTCGACCAGGTCTCTCACGACCATTATGAATTCCTCCGTTAATCGAGcctgaaatattaaattaatcgcTGCATTATTATCAGTgtatcattattattaatacatctttttgttattttcacTCGTAGATCGTGTCCTtgtaatttttatggaaaaaaTTAGAAGCACTTTGTACGTTAAAATAAGATTGTGTGGTTTATGGCTGATACTCGCTTCCTGTTGTATTAGATTGTCTAAATTAGGAAAGTCTGTGCGAAGTTTCTCGAAATAATCGCCACTTCCGAATAGAGCCGCACGTAGATTCATGATTTCTTCTATGGAGCTTTCTGTCCGAGGGAAGTCATTTCCGGGGAACTCGCGGTCAGAGATCCGCTGAACTCGGACGCTTCGCTGTTGACCTTCTTGCGTTTGATTTTCTTtgcaatgaaaaaaaaaaaaaaaagaaacgaacgatATTAGCACCTACAACTTCTCGAAGACGTGGATAAATGACAACTTTAATCTTCGTTTTGCCATGAAGATAATTTTCTCTTACCTGTCGATCCTAACTTAGCGAAGGATCCGTACTGTACCTAGAAACAGATTTATCAACGTTGAATTGATACTAACGAGAAAGATACGACTTCTACTCACTTTCAAGAAGAATAACAGTAACAAAACTGTTAGGAGCTTCATTTTTTTTGTAACCTTCTATTCGGATCCTTGGAGAAAAATCGATCATCAATCGAGCTACGTCGATGATTGCTGCTGGCCGGTTGAGCGATCGATTTTATAGTGGCGAAATGCGTGGTCAAACGCACTATGCTATGTCGTGTTTCCCAAACATCCCTTCCTAACATCCCGATAGAATCAGACGCAGCTATTTCACGACGAGTCACTCTGAGTTATTGCGAATGTTAAATGTTCGCACCATTAGAATATTCTCTGACATTCAGTGAGTTTTAATTCAGATATAGTAAAATAATCTTAACTCTGATATCATCTTTCCAGAAGGATATCCCTTAGATTAATttagataattttattttacaggcTGATCCTTGAATGATGGTACAATCGGACGCAGGATGATTCAACGTGGAagaataagtcgaaaatatggAAAAAAATATCTTCATACGACTCTTCGTctctgagaaaatcgagtttaaagATTTATCAAGTATATTTAAACTTGATTAAATAGCCACTAAATTGGTAAGTAAACAATCGGCAGAAGGCTATAATACACGCgaagataagaaaaaaaatgaaaaataaaacttGAGGTCTCGTTCTTAAGCAAGTAAAGTTTGAACATGTTTGATTAAAAACTGGTTTCAATACGACATTTTCCTAGAAAACAAAGCATTTtgtgaaaaaatgttattctacgtttttgacttattttcacacgtggTTCAACTTGTTTATTTACTCTTGCTCCACCTGGAATTATCCGagtttaaatatatttgtcaCATCggcaaactcgattttctcgggAACGAAGCGTGTCGCGGGAAaacattttattctacattttcccCTTACTCTTTCCCGTAGAATCGCTTTGCGTCTGATCGTATCGTCATTTTACAATCATTACGAGATCCTTTATATCCACCAGCTTAGATGATGAAAGATGATATTATTTTGAAACGCGTCGCAAAAATCTCTGACATATAAAGTAGGTGTCAATTGAATACGGGtttatatttctaaaaaaaaaggACAACCTAATCCAGTCTAATGTACAAAagtttattttacaaaatactAAATCAAACGTTCAGATATTGTACAAAATTGAGCATCAGGCTAGGTCATCATCCAGTATTTATTTTTGAGCGGACGAATTCCTTACCGCCCGTATCCGTAGCCTCTGCAATGAGAAAAGACAATGTATAAATTTCTAATATAAATCGTCGTAATATTCGAGAAATAATTCGATCTAATCTcgagtaaataaattttaattggaTATCTGCAATTGACGAATAATGAATATTTACCCGGCCTTTGCGCTCGCGAAAGATGCGCTTCCGAATGGGGAGCTGATGGAACCGGCGTGAGCAGACGAAGAACTACCTCCTCCATAGGGGAAACCTCCGTATCCACCGTATCCACCGTGTCCACCGTATCCACCGTATCCACCGTGTCCACCGAATCTACCGTATCCACCGAATCCACCGAATCCACCGAATCCACCGTAACCGAAATGGCTGGGATCTGGATTCGCCTCTCTAACATTCCTCGATAGTGGAACGTCTGCAACATCTGGAACTAGAAATTTcacgaaaataaagaaataagttTCGAAAGTCTATAGTTTGTTGTTCAAGGATTGTTAAATTAGAGGATTGTATcagagaataaaaaaagaaaaaagaaaaagaagaggaccGGTCGACAGGCGATAAATTAGTGAAACTTTCAGGAAGCTGAAGATTACGGCAACCTTCGAAAGAACTAAAATCGAAAAGTAATAATTTTTTCTGTTCGAAGATCTGTTAGGCATTCACTAAACGATGAGTCACAGCGGCAAGTATATTTCAATCCCGCCGATGTGACGCGAAGCATGTTAATCATTTTACGTTCAAGACTAAACGTCTGCCGAGATGCAAAACAGAAGCTATCGTACGACTATTAAACAACCGCGAAGAAAATGTAATCATTGTGCAGCTTGACTCGAACAACGTGTCCCTTATACGAGAGATCTGAAACTATCGAAAGTactcttcgatctcgttcgattTTCAGCTTTGATTTCTCATTCGGACATTCCTAACGATCGATCTGCTTTAACTTTCATCCCAATTTTATCTCCCATAAACGCTACTCCTCTAATCGCAACTTTCCAATCATTAACTTTACAATATTGAACAAACTGTGAGATTTCGAACGAATTACGAAGTAAGCTTCTCTCTGTTATGTTAACGTAGATTCTCAAGTACTACACCTTGCTCTCCAACGTCAGGGTAGCCAGGATAGTCAGAGTAGCCAGGGTATGCAGGATAAGCGAAAGTGGTAGCCAACACGACGACCAAAACGATTAGTGTAGTCTTCATGTTTCCGGATTTGTTCAGCACGAATTAACGACTCGATACTCGTCTAGCAGCTTCTTCGACATTTGAGAGCGAAGTGACGATGAGAAAATCCACAGGGCGGTCTTTATATAGTAATCGCGAGTCTTGGGATGTCCCGAGTTGACGTAGAGGTACCAAACAGGTACTCTTCACGAGGAACGAGCGAATCTCATTAGCACGGACAGGCCTTCATTGTGTGAACGCTTTGGacacgatataacgtgttaCCAAGAAGATGACTATCTCGATTTAACCAGACAAACGACCACGAACGATGATCAGACGATATTTGCACCCCTACTTTTTGCTATCAATTCGAACTCTATTATATAGCAGACTTAGCGGAATCGTTTTTTATGGTCAGATGATCAGTTTTTCTGTTTTTGTTTGCTTCCCTTTCGACGCTTGTCCGATCCTTCGATCGTTTCCGCTAGGAGACGCGCGTGGGCCTTGCTGTCATTTGGTGTTTCTTGTTCCGTATCTAAAAGGAAGCGAAGGACTTAGAATCAATTTCAGGAGAATGTTATTTCTCTATCCGTATCGAGAAGAAGATAGAGGATTTCGGCTCGATTCTGGTTGGCCAAACCCAATATGTATcgttcgttttctattttctattttcattcGCAGCAGAGAAAAAACGATAGatttggactagatctttattTAAACGAATACGGCTTGTTTCGTTGTATTCTCGCTATctgttaggttgtccgaaaagtttctttcgttttatgaggaaataatagacgtacaacgttttatattattttatagaatCACATTCgatccattttattctgttgagataaataccgcgacatttcacagacttggtttcgcTTTTGTATGAAGTTGTGCTGTTGTAAAAAACaggtttgcgaaagaaagacacttttcgcgCAACCTAATACTTTTATTTTCGATATGTGTCGGAGAGGACGTGGAATATCTTTTGTATCctgttttatttaaatttgcTATGTTCTATTCGTTATCCGTAGCCTGTTATGTTAACTGTGTAAGTCAGCATTTCATTTGCGATCGAATTCCTGATTTGAAACGTCAACACATGTATCATGTATAATTTTCTGGATGAAATCTTCTTTTCGCTTTAGATGCGACGTTGTTCGAAACTTCgagtttaataatatttttcgtaCGTGTTGGAAAATTTCCTCTGGAAATTATCTTAATGATCGTAATTTCATTACGCGTAGAAAAATTTCACGCGGGTTGTTTGTTAATTAAGGCCTGCAACTACCTGGGATTCCCCGTGAGGGACGTTTCTTCGTGTCATCGCCGTCCTTCTTCTATCTTATCGGGCAAAATAATTTTCCATTGCCCGTAAAAATGACCATCGACTCGTTCAAGTTTTCCTAAAACCATTATATCGGAAGAATATTCAAAGATCCAACATACGCGCGATATAAATTTTACAGAACATTGACCTATGCGTGATTGAAACGTCAGTggaaaaataaaagatagaCGAAGGATGAAATACAAGGTGATAATCATACGTCAATTACAATGTGAACGTTCGTGGAAATTGCACAAACTCGTTTGGTCGGTGGACCTTCGTACGCTAAATTGCTTTGGAAGGTCGGCACTTGTGATGTTCGTTGTTCTTCAATTTGTAAGAAATTTAGAACATGTTTGCaatcaggatgaaaaagggctaTTAGCATTCATGTTGTTTCGATTGTTGTCTATAGagtattgaaaatatttaacatGAAAAACTAGAAAACATGTACATCATAGTGTTCGTAGCATGCTTAAATGTCAACCACAAAGAGCAAGTGGAActtttttatttaaacaatCGTTTAATCTTTATATTCCCAGTTTTCGGTTTGCTCGTCTGAAATGTATACAAAAAAGTAATTGAAGCAGAAAATAACGACTTTATTTTACATATACAATCAAGGAATCGAGCAGAATCATCGTAACGCGGAAGGATTTCTTCACAATTATATATGGACAGTCACGGACAAACCTTAAATTTCAAGTTTATTCGTCAACGTAGGCGACAGAATGGTTTCTCACGTCGTTCACGTTTTAACGAAGAACACCAGGGAATTTTGAAATCGCGAAGCAAAAAGGTTTCACGATCAGGACCAGCTCCACCGTTCGATGAATCAGACGAATGTTTTTGTGTAGGAATCCTATGGTGACTAATTGCCTATTACACGTATACACACATAGTACACGTGTATAATCCCAAGGTTTCGAGCAGAGTACGACGATTTCCGTGTGACCATCTAACTCGTCTATTTAGCGAACCAATTCGACCGCGATCATCGTGTCGTGTTTCCTCGCGTTTGTATTGTCTGCATCGTCATTCTGGCCTTTCCTTTTCCAGTCACGTAAAATCTAACGGAATTACTCCAATGGCAAAACCGAATAGTTCGCCCGCTATTTAAATATTCAGCGTTTTGGTTCCAAAGTCTATTTGGcttagctcgctccgctctctaaTGCTCTTAGCTCGTCGAGTTCgtagaaaaattgtaaatagaTCGAGTTATATTCCATTTGGCTCGAGTTTGCATTACAATACGGAACTTCTTCGATATTCAACGATTTCTTGAAAGCGACTTGCGCAAGTCGTTAATTGCAtgcttgaaaattgaaaattgctCGTAAACTTGCAATACAGATACGGATTAATGTCTGCTGGGAAAAGTAAATCTATATAACGACGAGCTAGAGAGTCATTAAGGTAGTTCATAGAAGTGATTAAAGGGCGTATTCGTGATTCATGTACATGTAATAGTTGTTGTCGTGTTTCTGTCGATGGACAGGTCAATGTTTAATGAGATTGCAGCAACTATTATTCGATCGTACGAGATATATATTTCCTTAACGAGGAATCAGAGATTGAAAGTTGGGAACGACTTGTGGTTTTATTGAAAATTCCAGACTCGTGTTCGTTTTGAAAATAGCTTTATTTCGATGGCATCTCAGGCATCGTTTACGAAAGACAATTTTCTCAGGTCGAAGCAATTCAATGAGTAACAATGTACGGTACTGGAATAATGAATTTCTTCACGCTAAATTCG is a window from the Bombus affinis isolate iyBomAffi1 chromosome 9, iyBomAffi1.2, whole genome shotgun sequence genome containing:
- the LOC126920619 gene encoding keratin-associated protein 19-2-like, coding for MKTTLIVLVVVLATTFAYPAYPGYSDYPGYPDVGEQVPDVADVPLSRNVREANPDPSHFGYGGFGGFGGFGGYGRFGGHGGYGGYGGHGGYGGYGGFPYGGGSSSSAHAGSISSPFGSASFASAKAGGYGYGR
- the LOC126920618 gene encoding uncharacterized protein LOC126920618 — encoded protein: MVVRDLVEEGIVTLKNLDLAISEMMDTNAIPTSIKSMSKTDNGLANILNSLEQLDFYQRDGQGNENRENSRIANRIESVNKLELKKAKTVGQLENVMVKLHKHLTFVQSVFDRICRKHHSTLLTQSSSSDPGKFASMNQPKKVSIL